A window of Otariodibacter oris genomic DNA:
TTGAGTATTCTGCCCTTTACTTGCCACATGTTTTAAAATTGCTTCATCCGCCTGCTCTGCCGTTGTTTTTATCAGCTTACCTTGCAAGTAACTCATTAACGGACCTAAGCGAATATCCCCCCCTCCAATACTTGCATAGAGATCATCCATTTGTTTTAAGTTATAACGTGGCAGTGCATATTCTTCAATCTGTTTCAATGTAAAATTAAACTTCAGCATTTCTGCTTCTAATGCTTCTTTTCCAAGAGGAATATTCTTTTCTCGGTCGAGTTTTTTAAACCATGCGATAATTTTAGAACGAGCCTTAGCGGTGTGAACAAACCCTTGACTCGGATTTAACCAATCTCGACTAGGATTCGGATTTTTCTGGGTACTAATTTCAACTTGGTCTCCCATTTGCAATTGGTAGGTGAATGGAACAATTCGTCCTGCAACTTTTGCTCCAATACAACGATGACCAATTTCACTATGAATCGAATAAGCAAAATCTAATGGTGTAGAACCTTTTGGTAAATCAACTACCTCACCTTTTGGTGTAAATACATAAACTCGATCATCAAAGATTTGTGAACGCATTTCTCCAACCATATCGGCGGAATCTGCAATATCTTTTTGCCAATCAAGTAATTTACGTAGCCAGACAATTTTTTCTTCATAGCCAGTACGTCCAGTTGTCGCTCCTTCTTTATATTTCCAATGAGCAGCAACACCAAGTTCTGCCTCATCATGCATTTTTTGTGTACGAATCTGAATCTCAATCGGCTTATTACCCTTACCGAGTACAATGGTGTGAATAGATTGATAACCATTAGGTTTAGGGTTAGAAATGTAATCATCAAAATGTTCAGGTAAGTGTTTATATTGTGTATGAACAATACCTAATGCAGTGTAACAGTCTTCTAGTGTTGGTACGATAATTCTCACTGCACGAATATCAAATAATTTATTAAACGTCAGGTGTTTTTTCTGCATTTTTTTCCAAATACTATAAATATGTTTTGGACGTCCATATACTTGTACCGTTGAAAGAGATTCTTTCAAATAAGCGGTCAGTTCTGAGACAAAATTTGCAATATATTTTTCACGATCTAAGCGACGCTCACCTAATTCATATTTTGCAATTTGATGATAGACTTGGGGATGTAAGGCTCTAAAACAATAATCTTCCAATTCCCATTTTAATTGCCCTATACCCAATCGATTAGCTAGCGGGGCATAGATATGTGCACACTCTTTTGCTGCTAATACCAAATCTTCTTCTGAATGGGATTCATCCCGTAAAAATACAATTCTTTCCGCCAACTTAATTACAACGCAACGGAAATCATCAACCATTGCCAAAAGCATTCTACGGATATTATCAATTTGTAAATCTGAGGCGTGGCTCGCATTTAATTGGCGAATATTGTCCATTTCTAAAACACCTTTGACGAGGCGTTGAACCTGATCACCAAAGCGTTCGTTAATCTCAACAAGATCAAGCACATTATTTTTAACTAATGGAAAAAGTAACGCAGAAACAAGACTATCATCATCCATATTCAAACTATGGAGAATCTCAACCATTTCAACGCCACCCCAAATTAGATGGCTATTATTTGTGTCTAATTTTTCTTGAGCATAGCGCCAAGCAAGGAGTAATTCTTCGAAAGTAATTGGGGACATCTGCAACCCAGCACTCCAACTTGCCAATTCAAAATTACTGGGATCAAGTAGGTGTGAATGACGAATCGCAACCATAAAGTCCTCCTAAATACTCAAAAGGGAATCTTGTCTGAGTGTGACAAGAAAAATACCAATCTATTATAACCTAAATGGAGATTTTTTTATTCTTTTTAAAGCTCGTTAAACCATATCATATAACCTTTTCATTAGAAGGCAAGCTTTGTTATAGGCCTGACCTATTAAGACAATTATTTGCAGTATGTAAACTGATTGATTAGAATGAAGGATCGTAATTTTGGGAGATATCTCAACTTTTTCTTTATATATTGTGGGCTTTGAATAATGACGATTCTTGCGTTGGGCATTAACCATAAAACTGCGCCAGTTAGCTTGCGTGAAAAGGTTGCGTTTGTTGAAAATAAACGCGAGCAAGCCTTTGAACAAGTTTCTCAGCAAGCTTTAGCTGAAAGTGTCGTTATTCTATCGACTTGTAATCGTACAGAGCTCTATTTTCATCAACCCGATATTCCTCCACAAGAAGACCATATTGACAATATTACTTGGCGTGAACAATGTTTGAATTGGTTTGCTAAAATCCATCATATTGATAAAGATGAACTAAAAGAATCACTATATATCAAGCAAAATATGGATGCTGCGGAACATCTAATGCAAGTCGCTTGTGGCTTAGACTCTCTCGTATTGGGTGAACCTCAGATTTTAGGACAAGTTAAACAAGCCTATCAAATCAGTGAGCAGTTTTATCAAACTCACGGTAGCGCCATATCAAGTAACCTATCTCGACTATTCCAAAAAACTTTTTCAGCAGCTAAACGGGTACGTACGGAAACAGAAATCGGAGCAAGTGCAGTTTCTGTTGCTTATGCAGCTTGTGGATTAGCAAAACAAATCTTTGATAATTTCGACAAATTACGTTTTCTCCTTGTGGGCGCAGGTGAAACGATAGAACTTGTTTCTCGCTATTTAGTACAACACGGTGCAAAAAATATCATGATTGCTAACCGTACCCCGCAAAGAGCGGAGTTATTAGCTAAGAAGTTAGATCAACCGATGCAAATCCTATCTTTGAGTGCATTGCAAGTCGGATTAAACCAAGCAGACGTAGTGATTAGCTCAACGGGTAGCCCCGATACGCTGATTACAAAAGCGATGGTAGAAACAGCACAAAAAGAACGCTACTTTACCCCAATGTTATTGATTGATATTGCAGTTCCGCGTGATATTGATGAAACTGTCACAGAATTAGATGGCGTTTATTCCTACAGTGTAGATGATCTGCAAAGTATCATTGATCAAAACATTGCCAATCGACAACAAG
This region includes:
- the relA gene encoding GTP diphosphokinase: MVAIRHSHLLDPSNFELASWSAGLQMSPITFEELLLAWRYAQEKLDTNNSHLIWGGVEMVEILHSLNMDDDSLVSALLFPLVKNNVLDLVEINERFGDQVQRLVKGVLEMDNIRQLNASHASDLQIDNIRRMLLAMVDDFRCVVIKLAERIVFLRDESHSEEDLVLAAKECAHIYAPLANRLGIGQLKWELEDYCFRALHPQVYHQIAKYELGERRLDREKYIANFVSELTAYLKESLSTVQVYGRPKHIYSIWKKMQKKHLTFNKLFDIRAVRIIVPTLEDCYTALGIVHTQYKHLPEHFDDYISNPKPNGYQSIHTIVLGKGNKPIEIQIRTQKMHDEAELGVAAHWKYKEGATTGRTGYEEKIVWLRKLLDWQKDIADSADMVGEMRSQIFDDRVYVFTPKGEVVDLPKGSTPLDFAYSIHSEIGHRCIGAKVAGRIVPFTYQLQMGDQVEISTQKNPNPSRDWLNPSQGFVHTAKARSKIIAWFKKLDREKNIPLGKEALEAEMLKFNFTLKQIEEYALPRYNLKQMDDLYASIGGGDIRLGPLMSYLQGKLIKTTAEQADEAILKHVASKGQNTQKQTKNNGFIVVEGVGNLMHHIARCCHPIPGDKIVGYITQGRGISIHRDDCEQLYELQLINPERVVEAQWGENYTSGFNLIIRVIANPYNGLLRDISAIMANEKVNVIGVSSRTDTKKNITTMDIEIELNNIQFLTKLLARITQLEDVIEAKRLSN
- the hemA gene encoding glutamyl-tRNA reductase, with the protein product MTILALGINHKTAPVSLREKVAFVENKREQAFEQVSQQALAESVVILSTCNRTELYFHQPDIPPQEDHIDNITWREQCLNWFAKIHHIDKDELKESLYIKQNMDAAEHLMQVACGLDSLVLGEPQILGQVKQAYQISEQFYQTHGSAISSNLSRLFQKTFSAAKRVRTETEIGASAVSVAYAACGLAKQIFDNFDKLRFLLVGAGETIELVSRYLVQHGAKNIMIANRTPQRAELLAKKLDQPMQILSLSALQVGLNQADVVISSTGSPDTLITKAMVETAQKERYFTPMLLIDIAVPRDIDETVTELDGVYSYSVDDLQSIIDQNIANRQQAAEQAKEIVQQEAQEYFAWLKKQQSSNLIKHYRQNAEEIRIELLDKALSALQQGQDSEKVLQELSYKLTNQLLHVPTQALQSMAKSGNSKGLLSFSKALKIED